Proteins from a single region of Crassaminicella profunda:
- a CDS encoding NAD-dependent epimerase/dehydratase family protein, producing the protein MSYKKVVAITGGAGVIGSHLVEFLLNLHYTVIVIDNLSSGTTANLPKSKNLHFFKKDIRDESIESIYKKYEPKTIFHLAAHYANELSIKEPIYDLNVNTIGTLVQLELAKKINVDRFVYASTSCVYAPSENPLTEDSPLSPHTPYGISKLAGEYYCNYFRKNFNLPITILRYFNSYGPKEASNFYRGVVPRFIERAHKGLNIIITGDGKEKRDFTYVKDTIKGTCLAAFQKNGENQILNIGTGHATTILDLSKHICNLSEKNIKIEYTNRRSWDETITRTADIKKAKHLLGFQAKYSLSQGLSETWNWYQSKV; encoded by the coding sequence ATGTCCTATAAAAAAGTTGTTGCCATTACTGGAGGTGCTGGAGTAATTGGTTCCCATTTAGTAGAGTTTCTATTAAATTTACACTATACAGTCATTGTCATAGATAATTTATCTAGTGGAACTACTGCTAATTTGCCCAAATCAAAAAATCTTCATTTTTTCAAAAAAGATATAAGGGATGAATCCATTGAAAGTATTTACAAAAAGTATGAACCAAAAACGATTTTTCACTTAGCTGCTCATTACGCCAATGAATTATCTATTAAAGAACCCATATACGATCTAAATGTTAACACTATTGGTACACTAGTACAATTAGAGCTAGCAAAAAAAATAAATGTAGATCGATTTGTATATGCTTCGACCTCTTGTGTTTATGCACCTTCAGAAAATCCATTAACAGAAGATTCTCCCCTATCTCCTCATACGCCTTATGGCATATCTAAGTTAGCAGGAGAATATTATTGTAATTATTTTAGAAAAAACTTCAATTTACCAATAACTATACTAAGATATTTCAATTCTTATGGCCCTAAAGAAGCTAGCAACTTTTATCGAGGGGTTGTCCCTCGCTTTATAGAAAGAGCCCACAAAGGACTTAATATTATTATTACTGGAGATGGAAAAGAAAAACGTGACTTTACCTATGTAAAAGATACAATTAAAGGAACCTGCCTTGCAGCTTTTCAAAAAAATGGAGAAAACCAAATTCTTAATATTGGAACTGGTCATGCTACAACAATTTTAGATCTATCAAAACACATATGTAATCTATCAGAAAAAAATATAAAAATCGAATATACAAATCGCCGTTCATGGGATGAAACAATAACTAGAACAGCAGATATAAAAAAAGCTAAACATCTTTTAGGCTTTCAAGCAAAATATTCACTTTCTCAAGGATTATCAGAAACATGGAATTGGTATCAAAGCAAAGTATAA
- a CDS encoding glycosyltransferase family protein, translating into MSSRTKNENFKMKRNKLKVASILDKFSYECFKHEMQLISLDINDWENIIISKKPKMLLVESAWEGNNGKWTNKIANINTTNDKTLENLVCTCRKYNIPTVFWNKEDPLFFSYFIESAKLFDYVFTTEEACIEEYKKIIGHNNIYVLPFAAQPKIHNPINRGRISLGKVAFAGTWYKKFPERIKDMKMILKPAFKYNLHIYDRMHHCTKDDNYKFPTTYQSYIKGSLSYEQMIRTYKKYDVFLNVNLVKNSLTMFSRRIFELLASGINVISSYSQGIERMLPGIVKLCKSEEDVNKYLDILLNNKELRERLSIIGQREVFYKHTYEHRIETILEKAGLSYEKKEIPGISIITCTNRIDNIEKIFNNFQRQNYKKKELIIILNNNSMNLKQLENQAKSYNNVKVFQLDERKSLGKCLNFAIKHTSYGYISKFDDDNYYAPEFLGDLMNAFKYTNADVVGKYTYYAYLEGSNTLVVRFPNLENRYVDFLCGSAFIMKKKVWEEIKFTDTTVKTMAIFSKDCVSRGIRLYSTDRFNYVYSKQHSMNEYICEIDDDEFLRKCNIVMYTKNYVPHITV; encoded by the coding sequence ATGTCTAGTCGTACTAAAAATGAAAATTTTAAAATGAAAAGAAATAAGTTAAAAGTAGCATCGATTTTAGATAAATTTAGCTATGAATGCTTTAAACATGAAATGCAATTGATTTCATTGGATATAAATGATTGGGAAAATATAATTATTAGTAAAAAACCTAAAATGCTTTTAGTTGAGTCAGCATGGGAAGGAAACAATGGAAAATGGACAAATAAAATTGCTAATATAAATACGACAAATGACAAAACACTTGAAAATTTGGTGTGTACATGTAGAAAATATAATATTCCTACTGTTTTTTGGAACAAAGAGGATCCTTTGTTTTTTTCATATTTCATTGAGTCTGCAAAATTGTTTGACTATGTTTTTACAACAGAAGAAGCGTGCATAGAAGAATATAAAAAAATAATAGGACATAACAATATTTATGTGTTACCATTTGCAGCACAGCCTAAAATACACAATCCTATTAATAGAGGGAGGATTTCATTAGGAAAGGTTGCTTTTGCAGGAACATGGTATAAAAAGTTTCCAGAAAGAATAAAAGACATGAAAATGATTTTAAAGCCTGCTTTTAAATATAATTTACACATTTATGATAGAATGCATCACTGTACTAAAGATGATAATTATAAGTTTCCAACTACTTATCAATCATATATAAAAGGAAGTCTTTCCTATGAACAAATGATTCGAACTTACAAAAAATATGATGTATTTCTAAATGTTAATTTAGTTAAAAATAGTCTAACTATGTTTTCAAGAAGAATTTTTGAATTGTTAGCATCAGGAATAAATGTAATTAGTAGTTATAGTCAAGGAATAGAAAGGATGCTGCCAGGAATTGTAAAACTTTGTAAAAGTGAAGAAGATGTGAATAAATATTTAGATATTTTACTGAATAACAAAGAGTTAAGGGAACGATTATCAATAATAGGGCAAAGAGAAGTATTTTATAAACATACCTATGAACATAGGATAGAAACAATTTTAGAAAAGGCTGGTTTATCCTATGAAAAGAAAGAAATACCAGGGATATCTATTATTACCTGTACCAATAGAATTGATAATATAGAAAAAATATTTAATAATTTTCAAAGACAAAATTATAAGAAGAAAGAGCTAATTATTATTTTAAATAATAATTCTATGAATCTAAAACAATTGGAAAATCAAGCCAAATCATATAACAATGTAAAAGTATTTCAACTTGATGAAAGAAAATCATTAGGAAAATGTCTTAATTTTGCTATAAAACATACAAGTTATGGATATATATCTAAATTTGATGATGATAATTACTACGCACCAGAATTTCTAGGTGATTTGATGAATGCTTTTAAATATACAAATGCAGATGTTGTTGGAAAATACACATACTATGCATATTTAGAAGGTAGTAATACTTTGGTAGTAAGATTTCCTAATTTGGAAAATCGATATGTTGATTTTTTATGTGGTTCAGCCTTCATTATGAAAAAGAAGGTATGGGAGGAAATAAAATTTACTGATACAACAGTTAAGACTATGGCAATTTTTTCTAAAGATTGTGTGAGTAGAGGAATAAGACTATATTCAACTGATAGGTTTAACTATGTGTATAGCAAACAGCATTCAATGAATGAATATATTTGCGAAATAGATGACGATGAATTTTTAAGAAAATGTAACATTGTTATGTACACAAAAAATTATGTACCGCATATTACAGTTTAG
- a CDS encoding DUF3343 domain-containing protein, translating to MVYSHEKYLIVFSSNYHGYYIEQLFNRSEIKNTLRKAPRAIAKSCHSAIYIKEQDLDKALRLLRKSKISPQGVYEIIRIGSLFDYKKLQLK from the coding sequence ATGGTTTATAGTCATGAAAAATATTTAATTGTTTTTTCATCAAATTATCATGGATATTATATTGAACAGCTATTTAATAGAAGTGAAATAAAAAATACTTTGAGAAAAGCTCCTAGAGCTATAGCAAAATCATGTCATTCTGCTATTTATATAAAGGAACAGGATTTAGACAAAGCTTTAAGATTATTGAGAAAGTCTAAAATATCTCCACAGGGAGTATATGAGATTATTAGGATTGGGAGTTTGTTTGATTATAAAAAATTGCAATTGAAATGA
- the orr gene encoding ornithine racemase Orr, giving the protein MNVCPRIEVNLSKIRHNTSVLKEVCDKKNIKLAGVTKVFCAIPKIAKAMVDGSIDMLADSRVENLKKLENIKIPKMLLRLPMISQAEDVVKYADMSLNSELQTIESLSKEAIKQSKVHNIVLMVDLGDLREGVWRSDVIHTVKEILKFKGIKLIGMGTNLTCYGGVIPSNENLGLLSELAETIEKEFGITLEIISGGNSSSLYLLEKEEMPKKINHLRLGEAIVLGRETAYGADIKDTYQDAFTFIAEIIELKEKPSVPIGEIGMDAFGNTPTFVDKGIRKRAILAVGRQDVSIDNLIPMDKNMEILGASSDHLIVDVTDAKKDLKVGDEIRFNVEYGALLQLITSEYIHKSIQ; this is encoded by the coding sequence GTGAACGTTTGTCCTAGAATAGAAGTAAATTTAAGCAAAATAAGACACAATACATCCGTTTTGAAAGAAGTATGTGATAAAAAAAATATTAAGCTTGCAGGGGTAACAAAAGTATTTTGTGCTATTCCTAAAATTGCAAAAGCAATGGTAGACGGTAGTATAGATATGCTTGCTGATTCAAGAGTAGAAAATCTAAAAAAGTTAGAAAATATAAAAATTCCGAAGATGCTTCTAAGATTACCTATGATTAGTCAAGCTGAGGATGTAGTAAAATATGCAGATATGAGCTTAAATTCAGAACTGCAAACTATTGAATCTCTTTCGAAAGAAGCCATTAAGCAAAGTAAAGTTCATAATATTGTATTAATGGTAGATTTAGGTGATTTAAGGGAAGGGGTATGGAGAAGTGATGTAATTCATACAGTAAAAGAAATATTAAAATTTAAAGGGATAAAATTAATAGGAATGGGAACAAATTTAACCTGCTATGGCGGAGTTATTCCATCAAATGAAAATTTAGGGTTGCTTTCAGAACTAGCAGAGACCATAGAAAAAGAATTTGGTATTACCTTAGAAATTATATCAGGGGGAAATTCAAGTAGCCTTTATTTATTAGAAAAGGAAGAAATGCCTAAGAAAATTAATCATTTAAGACTAGGAGAAGCCATTGTATTAGGAAGAGAAACAGCTTATGGTGCTGATATTAAAGACACTTATCAAGATGCATTCACTTTTATTGCAGAAATTATTGAGTTAAAGGAAAAGCCGTCTGTTCCTATTGGGGAAATTGGAATGGATGCATTTGGAAATACCCCAACCTTTGTAGATAAAGGAATTAGAAAAAGAGCTATTCTAGCTGTAGGAAGGCAGGATGTGTCTATTGATAATTTAATTCCAATGGATAAAAATATGGAGATTCTTGGAGCAAGTAGTGATCATTTAATTGTTGATGTGACAGATGCTAAAAAGGATTTAAAGGTTGGAGATGAAATAAGATTCAATGTTGAATATGGTGCTCTACTTCAATTAATAACATCAGAATATATTCATAAAAGTATTCAATAA
- the oraE gene encoding D-ornithine 4,5-aminomutase subunit OraE produces MKKLDINEKLDIREILKDLENYRPKRRGWVWREKVDELQIGPHVYHDCSKSLKNSIGIPAAVQYFDNLDPQPQETITTEIASGRFEDDIRRMRMAAWHGSDHLMVIRTAGQSHFDGLIEGTPQGIGGIPVTRKQVRAQRKAVDIIEEEVGRPINYHSYVSGVAGPEVAVMFAEEGVNGAHQDPQYNVLYRNINMIRSFIDAAESKKVMAWADIAQIDGAHNANATARDAWKVMPELIVQHAINSIFSHKVGMKKENICLSTVPPSASPVPCTKYDLPYAVALRDFLSDYKMRAQQNTKYITSSSREATVTHVLNMMISKLTSADIQSTITPDEGRNVPWHINNMEACDNAKQTLVGLDGLLEMVELKKEGYLPEKVRELKERSVLFLEELIEAGGYFEAVEKGFFVDSGMYPERNGDGIGRKMNGGVGAGTVFERDEDYFAPVTAHYGYNNVAQYDETAVDDPAKLIDGCTFEKPEKIIFIDELDENDNVYMRLDESEKYRNSNFVKPEVEWLADGTVQLEIFLPTSKRVAEFAALEFAKKMNLTDPEVIHSEMMHPSEGTRIQVKGKVDFDVDISKLEIPEEPEVLSDEELWAELEKNPLKVVAATVGEDEHSVGLREIIDIKHGGIEKWGVEVEYLGTSCPVEKLVDAAIELNADAILASTIISHDDIHYKNMKRIHELCVEKGIRDKIMIACGGTQVTPEIAVKQGVDAGFGRGSKGIHVATFFVNKRREMNNEN; encoded by the coding sequence ATGAAAAAATTAGATATCAATGAAAAATTAGATATTAGAGAAATTTTAAAGGATCTCGAAAACTATAGACCAAAAAGAAGAGGATGGGTTTGGAGAGAAAAGGTAGATGAACTTCAAATTGGACCTCATGTATATCATGATTGTTCGAAATCTTTAAAAAATTCTATCGGAATTCCTGCTGCAGTACAATATTTTGATAATTTAGATCCTCAACCACAAGAAACCATTACTACTGAGATTGCTTCAGGTCGATTTGAAGATGATATTAGAAGAATGAGAATGGCTGCATGGCATGGTTCAGACCATTTAATGGTAATCAGAACAGCTGGTCAATCTCATTTTGATGGATTGATTGAAGGGACACCACAGGGAATTGGCGGTATTCCTGTTACAAGAAAGCAAGTTAGAGCACAAAGAAAAGCTGTAGATATAATCGAAGAAGAAGTAGGAAGACCTATAAACTATCATTCTTATGTTAGTGGGGTTGCAGGACCAGAAGTTGCGGTTATGTTTGCAGAAGAAGGAGTAAATGGTGCTCATCAGGATCCACAGTATAATGTTCTTTATAGAAATATTAATATGATTAGATCTTTTATAGATGCTGCAGAGTCTAAAAAAGTAATGGCATGGGCAGATATAGCTCAAATTGATGGTGCACATAATGCCAATGCAACTGCTAGAGATGCTTGGAAAGTTATGCCAGAGTTAATTGTGCAGCATGCTATTAATTCTATTTTCTCACATAAAGTAGGGATGAAGAAAGAAAATATTTGTCTTTCAACAGTACCACCTTCAGCATCTCCTGTACCTTGTACAAAATATGACCTTCCATATGCTGTGGCACTTAGAGATTTCTTATCTGATTATAAAATGAGAGCCCAACAAAATACAAAATATATCACCTCTTCATCAAGAGAAGCTACTGTAACTCATGTTTTAAATATGATGATATCTAAACTTACAAGTGCGGATATTCAATCAACGATTACTCCTGATGAAGGAAGAAACGTTCCATGGCACATTAATAACATGGAAGCTTGTGATAATGCAAAACAAACTCTTGTGGGACTTGATGGATTACTAGAAATGGTAGAACTTAAAAAAGAAGGATATCTACCTGAAAAGGTGAGAGAATTAAAAGAAAGATCTGTACTTTTCTTAGAAGAATTAATTGAAGCAGGTGGATATTTTGAAGCAGTAGAAAAAGGATTCTTTGTAGATTCAGGGATGTATCCTGAAAGAAATGGTGATGGTATTGGTAGAAAAATGAATGGTGGGGTTGGTGCAGGAACTGTTTTTGAGAGAGATGAAGACTATTTCGCACCTGTAACTGCTCATTATGGATACAATAATGTGGCACAATATGATGAGACGGCCGTAGATGATCCAGCAAAATTAATTGATGGTTGTACCTTTGAAAAACCTGAAAAAATTATCTTTATTGATGAATTAGATGAAAATGATAATGTATATATGCGTTTAGATGAAAGTGAAAAATATAGAAATTCTAATTTTGTGAAACCTGAGGTTGAATGGTTAGCAGATGGAACCGTTCAACTTGAAATATTCCTTCCAACAAGTAAAAGAGTTGCTGAATTTGCAGCATTAGAATTTGCTAAAAAAATGAATCTAACTGATCCTGAGGTAATCCATTCAGAAATGATGCATCCATCTGAAGGAACAAGGATACAAGTAAAGGGAAAAGTTGATTTTGATGTAGATATTAGTAAATTAGAAATACCTGAAGAACCTGAAGTTCTTAGTGATGAGGAACTATGGGCTGAACTTGAAAAAAATCCTCTAAAGGTTGTTGCTGCAACTGTAGGAGAGGATGAGCATTCTGTTGGGCTTCGAGAAATTATTGATATTAAACATGGTGGTATAGAAAAATGGGGTGTAGAAGTTGAATACCTTGGAACTTCTTGTCCAGTAGAAAAGCTTGTGGATGCTGCTATTGAACTTAATGCAGATGCAATTTTAGCTTCTACAATTATTAGTCATGATGATATTCATTATAAAAACATGAAAAGAATTCATGAATTATGTGTAGAAAAAGGGATTAGAGATAAAATTATGATCGCTTGTGGAGGAACACAAGTTACACCTGAAATTGCAGTAAAACAAGGGGTAGATGCTGGATTTGGAAGAGGATCTAAAGGAATTCATGTGGCTACATTCTTTGTTAATAAAAGAAGGGAAATGAATAATGAAAATTGA
- a CDS encoding GlmL-related ornithine degradation protein, protein MKIDILVAEIGSTTTVINAFSNIHTDRPKFLGQGQAPTSVLDGDVTIGLQGAIENLKINLNIDDLTYDEMIATSSAAGGLKMTVHGLVYDMTVRAAKEAALGAGGIIHRVTGGKLRKTDLKKIMEVKPNLILVAGGVDYGERDTALYNAELIGEMGIDTPIVYAGNIENKDEIIEIFKDQPNKLYVTENVYPKIDQLNVEPTRRVIQEVFEEHIIHAPGMSRVREMVNGPIIPTPGAVMLAAKLLKEEIGDLVVIDVGGATTDLHSVTEGSEQVNRILISPEPIAKRTVEGDLGVYVNMRNIVERLGVEEISKRMEISEEEVEELIKNHKPIPTEEIEKRFVEELTKEAVLTAVRRHAGKFRHLYGPGGKKTIAEGKDLTMVQYIVGTGGALTRLPNRVEIMKTIALNNKGDELFPKKEAEILVDNDYIMASLGVLSKRYPEAALSLMKQSLGID, encoded by the coding sequence ATGAAAATTGATATTTTAGTTGCAGAGATTGGAAGTACTACGACAGTAATCAATGCTTTTTCAAACATACACACTGACCGCCCTAAATTTTTAGGGCAAGGTCAGGCTCCTACAAGTGTATTAGATGGAGATGTAACCATTGGATTACAAGGAGCAATAGAAAATCTTAAAATAAATTTAAATATTGATGATTTAACCTATGATGAGATGATTGCAACTAGTAGTGCAGCAGGAGGCCTTAAGATGACTGTTCACGGACTTGTTTATGATATGACAGTTCGTGCTGCTAAAGAAGCTGCATTAGGGGCTGGAGGCATCATTCATAGAGTTACTGGAGGGAAACTTAGAAAAACTGATTTGAAAAAGATTATGGAAGTAAAACCTAATCTTATATTAGTTGCAGGTGGCGTAGATTATGGAGAAAGAGATACGGCTCTCTATAATGCAGAATTAATTGGAGAGATGGGTATCGACACACCTATTGTCTATGCAGGGAATATTGAGAATAAAGATGAGATCATTGAAATTTTTAAAGATCAACCAAACAAATTATATGTGACAGAAAATGTATATCCTAAGATTGACCAATTAAATGTAGAACCTACAAGGAGGGTCATTCAAGAGGTATTTGAAGAACATATCATACATGCTCCAGGAATGAGTCGCGTAAGAGAGATGGTCAATGGTCCTATTATACCAACACCTGGGGCTGTTATGCTAGCAGCAAAGCTTTTGAAAGAAGAAATTGGAGATTTGGTAGTTATTGATGTGGGTGGAGCTACAACGGATTTACATTCAGTTACTGAGGGAAGTGAGCAAGTCAATAGAATATTGATTAGTCCAGAACCTATTGCAAAAAGAACTGTTGAAGGGGATTTGGGTGTATATGTAAATATGAGAAATATTGTTGAGCGGCTAGGGGTTGAAGAAATCAGTAAAAGAATGGAAATATCTGAAGAAGAAGTTGAAGAGTTAATAAAGAATCATAAACCTATTCCAACAGAAGAAATAGAGAAAAGATTTGTTGAAGAGTTGACAAAAGAAGCTGTGTTGACAGCTGTTAGAAGACATGCAGGAAAATTTAGACATTTATATGGACCGGGTGGAAAGAAAACGATCGCAGAAGGTAAAGACTTAACTATGGTTCAATATATCGTAGGAACTGGAGGTGCTTTGACAAGACTTCCGAATCGGGTAGAAATTATGAAGACGATTGCCCTTAATAATAAAGGGGATGAATTATTCCCTAAAAAAGAAGCAGAAATATTAGTAGACAATGACTATATTATGGCATCTCTTGGAGTTTTATCAAAAAGATATCCAGAAGCTGCTTTATCATTAATGAAACAAAGTTTAGGAATAGACTAA
- a CDS encoding DUF2334 domain-containing protein, which produces MKRALIRFEDVGPGGPYSTQEGLLKLKAMADYLNSEKVPFHISLISRFVNPVIWYDKSIEQISDPYITLFNNTLKCIDSCYGASLGMHGYTHQYFRSESAAGYEFYYSSCSQNCPPNDSPEALSDRDAFLNSYASSRMLQGYRAYQGSGLTLDWGYSTPHYSADEIQRCILESWSGIFFQPDPLNSTSRRISIRDTDMPFYRGVIYVPTPLAYVKASDPDVDIERICEEIKNYTEEDVAAFYYHPYLEFPFIEITPAGIVYDDNSYLKRLIRCFKEDGFTFVPLLSLVSFIPSGRITNFFPGKENVFFVGKCKDKMGLIIWQPNTGTWYYTTGNVENFPSRQVNNDIFSTNMVVSNWAVGDYWKPLIGDFNGDGNDDVVAWNPQNGDWQVALYDGLRLNPKASWLKPWAVGNYWVPLVGDFNGNGIDDLVVWNPNTGDWQVALSDGTKFNPKASWLKAWGVGDYLVPLVGDFNGDGIDDLVVWNPDTGDWQVALSDGTKFNPKASWLRTWAVGNYWTPLVGDFDGDGKTDILVVDVSRGDWQVALSTGSQFRPYGRVLQPWAADSEMQPFVADFNGDGKMGIIARHPTLRNGTLDGAASVIQKSLL; this is translated from the coding sequence ATGAAAAGGGCCCTTATACGTTTTGAGGATGTTGGACCTGGGGGTCCATATAGTACACAAGAAGGTTTATTGAAGTTAAAAGCCATGGCAGACTATTTAAATTCAGAAAAAGTTCCATTTCATATATCTCTAATATCTCGATTTGTAAATCCTGTTATTTGGTATGATAAATCTATTGAACAAATTTCTGATCCCTATATTACGCTATTTAATAATACATTAAAATGTATAGATAGTTGTTATGGTGCATCATTAGGAATGCATGGATATACACATCAATATTTTCGATCAGAGAGTGCAGCTGGATATGAATTCTATTATTCATCATGTTCTCAAAATTGTCCTCCTAATGATTCACCAGAAGCTTTGTCTGATCGAGATGCTTTTTTAAATTCATATGCATCAAGCAGAATGCTTCAAGGATACAGAGCGTATCAAGGTTCAGGACTTACCCTTGACTGGGGATATTCTACACCACATTATAGTGCTGATGAAATACAAAGGTGTATTTTAGAAAGCTGGTCAGGTATCTTTTTTCAACCAGATCCATTAAATTCTACTTCTAGAAGGATTTCAATTAGAGATACGGATATGCCCTTTTATAGAGGGGTCATATATGTTCCTACACCATTGGCCTATGTAAAGGCATCAGATCCAGATGTAGATATAGAGAGAATTTGTGAAGAAATTAAAAACTATACGGAAGAAGATGTTGCTGCCTTTTATTATCATCCTTATTTAGAATTTCCTTTCATTGAGATTACCCCAGCAGGAATTGTTTATGATGATAACTCTTATCTTAAAAGACTTATTCGTTGTTTCAAAGAAGATGGGTTTACTTTTGTTCCTTTGCTGAGTTTAGTGAGCTTTATACCATCGGGAAGAATAACTAATTTTTTCCCAGGAAAAGAAAATGTTTTTTTTGTAGGAAAATGCAAAGATAAAATGGGTTTAATTATTTGGCAACCTAATACAGGAACTTGGTATTATACAACAGGAAATGTAGAAAATTTCCCATCACGACAAGTAAATAATGATATTTTTTCCACAAACATGGTAGTATCTAACTGGGCTGTGGGAGATTATTGGAAGCCTTTAATAGGAGATTTTAATGGGGATGGAAATGATGATGTTGTTGCGTGGAATCCTCAAAATGGGGATTGGCAGGTTGCTTTATATGATGGATTACGACTTAATCCAAAGGCAAGTTGGTTAAAACCATGGGCAGTAGGTAACTATTGGGTTCCATTAGTTGGAGATTTTAATGGGAATGGGATTGATGATTTAGTTGTTTGGAATCCTAATACAGGAGATTGGCAGGTAGCTTTAAGTGATGGAACAAAATTTAATCCAAAAGCAAGTTGGTTAAAGGCATGGGGAGTAGGTGACTATTTGGTTCCGTTAGTTGGAGATTTTAATGGGGATGGGATTGATGATTTAGTTGTTTGGAATCCTGATACAGGAGATTGGCAGGTAGCTTTAAGTGATGGAACAAAATTTAATCCAAAAGCAAGTTGGTTAAGAACATGGGCTGTGGGTAATTATTGGACACCTTTAGTTGGAGATTTTGATGGAGATGGAAAAACTGATATATTGGTTGTAGATGTCTCAAGAGGAGATTGGCAAGTAGCATTAAGTACAGGAAGTCAATTTCGTCCTTATGGTAGAGTATTACAACCTTGGGCAGCAGATAGTGAGATGCAACCATTTGTTGCAGATTTCAATGGGGATGGAAAAATGGGAATTATTGCACGACATCCTACTTTAAGAAACGGTACACTTGATGGTGCTGCTTCTGTTATTCAGAAATCATTATTATAA
- a CDS encoding nucleotide sugar dehydrogenase — protein MKVYVFGLGHIGLPMTTWIALQDHQVTGIDINPQVVESIKNGTINIHEHYNNIHISKVAQNLITEKKLSVHTNYNRTNSEPSVFIITVGIAALNNGFQDISPIQNVLDTILPTLVDEDLLLFRTTMIPGTCDKLVLPQLQKLNKNIHLAYTPETILETRAFEEFQKNQRILAAIDDESYSIAESFLKSLSDTKIYRASTIKTAEMVKVVQNISRDVDIAFINELSEAASYLGVDIYELRALVNTHPRVELLKPGPGVGGYCLPNALRYLEEAFEDKTQVSISLMQKARRLNDNRPQKIVEIVKSALNDIGKDIEGSTIAIVGLAMKDYCADCRYSPALDIASLLVDDSAKVQGYDPLVPLTYPFQVDSFLSCIKNADCIVITAKQDHIAFDIEQICNNMNKLPVVVDTRNVFPNDPRIKLYRC, from the coding sequence ATGAAAGTATATGTTTTTGGTCTTGGCCATATTGGCTTACCTATGACTACTTGGATAGCCTTACAGGATCACCAAGTAACAGGGATTGATATAAATCCCCAAGTTGTTGAAAGTATTAAAAATGGTACTATAAATATTCATGAACATTATAATAATATACACATTTCAAAAGTTGCTCAAAATCTAATAACTGAAAAAAAATTATCTGTTCATACAAATTATAATAGAACAAATAGTGAACCTTCTGTTTTTATCATCACAGTAGGTATAGCTGCATTAAATAATGGATTCCAGGACATTTCACCCATACAAAATGTTTTAGATACTATTCTACCTACCCTTGTAGATGAAGATCTGCTACTTTTTAGAACAACAATGATTCCAGGTACATGTGATAAATTAGTCCTTCCACAACTACAAAAGCTTAATAAAAACATCCATCTAGCCTATACACCTGAAACTATTTTAGAAACCCGTGCTTTTGAAGAGTTTCAAAAAAACCAAAGAATTCTTGCTGCAATAGATGATGAAAGTTATTCTATAGCAGAATCTTTTTTAAAAAGTTTATCCGATACAAAAATCTACAGAGCTTCTACTATCAAAACTGCCGAGATGGTCAAAGTAGTTCAAAATATCTCTAGAGATGTAGATATTGCTTTTATTAACGAATTAAGTGAAGCAGCATCTTATTTAGGCGTAGATATTTATGAACTTAGAGCATTAGTCAATACCCATCCTCGGGTTGAACTTCTTAAACCTGGTCCTGGTGTTGGTGGATATTGTCTTCCAAATGCGCTCAGATACCTAGAAGAAGCTTTTGAAGATAAAACTCAGGTTTCTATATCCTTAATGCAAAAAGCTAGAAGATTAAATGATAACAGGCCTCAAAAAATCGTTGAAATTGTTAAAAGTGCACTAAATGATATAGGTAAAGATATTGAAGGATCAACAATTGCCATTGTTGGATTAGCCATGAAAGATTATTGTGCTGATTGCAGGTATAGTCCTGCACTAGATATTGCATCCCTATTGGTAGATGATAGCGCGAAAGTTCAAGGATATGATCCACTTGTACCACTGACCTATCCTTTCCAAGTAGATTCGTTTTTATCTTGTATCAAGAATGCTGATTGTATAGTCATTACAGCAAAACAAGATCATATTGCATTTGATATTGAACAGATTTGTAATAATATGAATAAACTACCAGTAGTCGTAGATACAAGAAATGTTTTTCCTAACGACCCACGTATTAAGCTTTATAGATGCTAA